A genomic region of Globicephala melas chromosome 9, mGloMel1.2, whole genome shotgun sequence contains the following coding sequences:
- the FKBP14 gene encoding peptidyl-prolyl cis-trans isomerase FKBP14 isoform X2 yields the protein MRLFLWNAVLTLLVTSLSGALIPEPEVKIEVLQKPFICHRKTKGGDLMLVHYEGYLEKDGSLFHSTHKHNNGQPIWFTLGILEALKGWDQGLKGMCVGEKRKLIIPPALGYGKEGKGKIPPESTLIFNIDLLEIRNGPRSHESFQEMDLNDDWKLSKDEGSVYVALALSF from the exons ATGAGGCTTTTCTTGTGGAACGCGGTCCTGACGCTTTTAGTCACTTCTTTGAGTGGGGCTCTGATCCCTGAACCAGAAGTGAAGATTGAAGTGCTCCAGAAGCCGTTTATCTGCCATCGCAAGACCAAAGGAGGGGATTTGATGTTGGTCCACTATGAAGGCTACTTAGAAAAGGACGGCTCCTTATTTCACTCCAC TCACAAACATAACAATGGTCAGCCTATTTGGTTTACCCTGGGCATCCTGGAGGCTCTCAAAGGttgggaccagggcttgaagggAATGTGtgtaggagagaagagaaagctcaTCATTCCTCCTGCCTTGGGCTATGGCAAAGAAGGAAAAG GTAAAATTCCTCCAGAGAGTACACTGATATTCAACATCGATCTCCTAGAGATTCGAAATGGACCAAGGTCCCATGAATCATTCCAAGAAATGGATCTTAATGATGACTGGAAACTCTCTAAAGATGAG GGTTCAGTGTATGTTGCTCTCGCCCTGAGTTTTTGA
- the FKBP14 gene encoding peptidyl-prolyl cis-trans isomerase FKBP14 isoform X1 produces MRLFLWNAVLTLLVTSLSGALIPEPEVKIEVLQKPFICHRKTKGGDLMLVHYEGYLEKDGSLFHSTHKHNNGQPIWFTLGILEALKGWDQGLKGMCVGEKRKLIIPPALGYGKEGKGKIPPESTLIFNIDLLEIRNGPRSHESFQEMDLNDDWKLSKDEVKVYLKKEFEKHGAVVNESHHDVLVEDIFDKEDEDKDGFISAREFTYKHDEL; encoded by the exons ATGAGGCTTTTCTTGTGGAACGCGGTCCTGACGCTTTTAGTCACTTCTTTGAGTGGGGCTCTGATCCCTGAACCAGAAGTGAAGATTGAAGTGCTCCAGAAGCCGTTTATCTGCCATCGCAAGACCAAAGGAGGGGATTTGATGTTGGTCCACTATGAAGGCTACTTAGAAAAGGACGGCTCCTTATTTCACTCCAC TCACAAACATAACAATGGTCAGCCTATTTGGTTTACCCTGGGCATCCTGGAGGCTCTCAAAGGttgggaccagggcttgaagggAATGTGtgtaggagagaagagaaagctcaTCATTCCTCCTGCCTTGGGCTATGGCAAAGAAGGAAAAG GTAAAATTCCTCCAGAGAGTACACTGATATTCAACATCGATCTCCTAGAGATTCGAAATGGACCAAGGTCCCATGAATCATTCCAAGAAATGGATCTTAATGATGACTGGAAACTCTCTAAAGATGAG GTTAAAGTGTATTTAAAGAAGGAGTTTGAAAAGCATGGTGCAGTGGTGAATGAAAGTCATCATGATGTTTTGGTGGAggatatttttgataaagaagatgaagaCAAAGATGGATTTATATCTGCCAGAGAATTTACATATAAACATGATGAATTATAG